GGAAAAGTTCCGACAGAAATCATGAGTGAAACGAACAATTTTCCTAGATCTGTCCAACCACAATTTAATAACATACCATACTTTTAAAGCTACTTGAGGACAAGTAGGAATTTGAGGAGGGAgagttaatacaacaaatatttatttcaacaatattcattgctacaatgtaattgttaaagttcaataacttaaaagttgacacaacaaatatttatttcaacataacaacaatcattgcaacaatgtagttgttaaagttgaataacataaacaaacatccgctgcaactcccaaaagtgatcgacattattgctgatcaataaataataatatcaacaacaataatcaatttCAATTCTGCTGACTATTCAACATCCGTTAAACTCTGCCGACGCCGCTGCCGTTGAACCACAGCTAGCTTAGggtatttttaagattctatgtttcagtttcttttagaaattcaataaagaagaacttAACTTATATAATGAAGTATGCGGGTGtagcccccactgaattaacccccaccgggcaaaatgacttaagcctcaccaattttacaacaaaattaaaaatggcggaATGTACTCCAAGATATGGAACAACAATAGATGCTgtatttattagatattttGATAATGTGATATCTAATGTGTACTTTTATAACATACTCGTACTTCGGTTATCATCGACCAATTGTCACAGTAATACCGTCAGAGGCAACTTCGAATGTAACTATTACGGAAGTCACTGACGAAAATAATTGAGTTGACGtagttttaaacaaatatttggataaaattttgtatataaagaaaataaatgtttatagaGTAAACCATCTGTCATCATTTTCTGGAAAAAGTCATAATATTGTGATCTTTCATTGTGTACCATATTTAGTTCCTGTCATAATCTGTACTTATTAACCTAttacttgtataaataatttcgatGTTTCACATCTGCCAGCTGTCAACTGACaactcacttttttttaatattttttttcaatttcgtacATAGTCACTCTTTCTCTTATATCTAATTCTAACATCTTGTATTTTTTATCAGtttctattttttcaattgtatCTCTAATTTTTTTGACTCAATATGTAACTTTCTTTTCTGAATTTTCTTATCCTCTTCGAATTTATACTTGTCAAATTCCAGCTTCTTCGCTTCCATAGCAATTTTTTCAGCTTGGATAGCCGCCAATTGTCCAACGGATGATTTCGGAGGCCGAATTGACCGTTGGTAGGTTGAAACCGGTGTGGAGATTGGTGCGATCGAAGGTGCGGCATTTGATGGCGCAGCAGGTTCACATTCCTCTTCCAAGAATTCTACATTGAATTCTGGTGCAGGACTAACTGGACATAACTGAGGCGAACGAAGGTTACTTTCGACCAGTAACGGTTTCATGGCCGGCAACCGCTTTCCAAATATTTCCCTCAGCTGGTCGTAATATGGACACAGcaatttttgctgaaattagtaaaaaatgttttatttccaataaatttaaaatatctctATAATAGTAACCTTCGATGGTTCTGCCGTCAGCTTCATCTTGTAGTCCTGCACCCGTTGACGCGAGCCAGTCATTGGCTTTACTTTCCACTGCACCAGATCCCATGAGACATCCAACTgcgatttttgtaaaaatcatttataaaacaattgcgcAGTTGGTGcctgaaataatagaaaacggaattaaatcaaaaattaaaaaaaaactaataaacttATAGTATGTTTACATATAACTAGATTATCTCCATTAACGAGATTAACTCAATAATACGTAATTAAGAAACGAGATTTACCATACAAAATTCCTCTCTAGTTAATCctagattaaaaattaatctcAGATTACACAACTAGATTAGCGGtgttattcataattttatcgataatttttgcgaaaaagaggagAAATGTCAAAtgacaaagtaaacaaaaatggcCGACAGCGAGGGAAAGAGGTtagtaaacttatttttaatatacaataatttatatataaaatacatgtaaatttgttaatttttcaggAAAAAGAGATCAAGGTGGAACAAAGAGGAAGTTGAGCTTCTTTTATGCTTGTGGGAGGAAAAATTGTCGCAGCTTCGTGGTGTAAAACGTAATTCTCACATTTTTAAGGATATGTCTGTAGAAATGGCCACAAAAGGGCATGTATATTCCGCGAATGAAATTCGTGTGAAAATACATAATTTGACATATAAATACAGGTAAGTTTATTTAATATGCATGTGCATTTATtcatataaaagttttcaaaaaattacaaaaaattttacagagATGAGAGGAAATCTATTGGTCCCTCTGGCGGCAGCTCTTCGACATGGGAATTCTCAGGAGCTATAAAAGCTTCAATTTGGAAGCATTGATGGAGGAGAGCACAGGTTagtaaaacaaaacagaaatttgaaaagtttatattgttacaaaagtagtattaagttgtatttgtattactatatgcatccctgattatgaacaatagctgtaggtatatggaatagcatttgtcttgttttaaacatctggcgccacggctgtctgcttgtcgaaacaatagacatctggcgccgcactgtctgcttgtctaggtaaacaattgctgagtctggcgccgcgactgtctgcttgcgtctggcgccgtatagccgtatgttctggtaatttccagacgcgatattctagaaggacacgtcggcatcagcgagaagtgcgtggctatataagccgtggcagcgccaacgtaatcaatcagtgctaagagtaaactgctatagtgtagacgagttgtgaaataaagagttgttgaattaaattaaacagtgttgattttatttgtcaatccagagatacgaacctaacaaagtaaactagcaagagtaaattcgtaacaattggtgtcagaagtgggattgtcaaataatccaaattcaaaatagttaaattcggagaattgagaattcagcaattaaaaaaggaactggaggggcgtaatttgccgataagcgggcaaaaggcggatctgcaggcacgattacgtgaagcaatggaagcggatggaattaatgtcgacgaattcgaatttgatggcccagaaacttctacaaaggtagaagaaaaagtagaagaacaacgaacatcatcaagtgtggacatgaacatgctgttagtggctattaagcaaatggcagagaatgcagtgcaaaccgaaaatcgtctggcacagcaaatgacgcaaatagctgaaaatacatcacagttagagtctcgccttacacaacagattacggaaaatactacacaactacaaaaacaagtgcaagagaaattttcaaaatttgaagacgaattaagcactttaaaaaatggcgaagaaaattcaaaatcagaagttctgcaattaagtaatcgtgtgcgagaactgcaactacatggccctgcaccatcaacaaataatcaaagattgaaggcacccacattcgatggaagtattccatttcaaattttcaaacttcagtttgaaaagacagcaacggccaataactggaatgcagcggacaaagtggcgtccttgtttgtatcattgaaaggaccggcagcagaaatccttcagactattccagactgtgaacgggacaactatgaggcattgatgagtgcgatagaaagacgttatggtagtgagcaccggaaacaaatataccagatcgaactgcaaaataggggtcagaagatgaacgagtcattgcaagagttcgcaactgaaatagaacgactggctcatttggcaaatgcagatgcacctgtggattacattgagagggtaaaaattcaatgtttcataaatggaattcgtgatgtggacaccaaacgcgccacatatgcaatgccaaaaagaacgtttgctgaaacggtttcgcacgccctcacacaggaaacagcttccctactaagtaaaccagcacacaaagtacaaagagttgaaatggaacaaccggcgctgatggaggaaatattgaagactctgaagacaattgctgcaccgcgagtaaatacaacaggcagatgtttcaactgtggaaaagcgggtcactttgcccgaaattgcaatataaaagtaaacccatcaaaacggaaacaaccaacagataacgaggacggagcatccacatctcacaagtcgttaaactaaaacggaacagttcaaaggggcgtgagctggttcccacaattatttgccccgccatctcgatatcacaaataggtcgccatgacaacaatcttactatcaacggcatcgtaaatggacgactgtcaacgcttactttggatactggtgccacacattcaatcatccgaccggatgtggtaagaggaacggttgaaccattagtcggttgcaagcttcgaacggccaccggggaggaagcagctgtcgcgggaaaagtgttttgcgaagtgatgattggtaccctggaagttaatcacaccttcatcgtagcagaaatcacggatgaaattataatgggagtagatttcatgattgatcacggggttactttggatttaaacaagcaaatgctgttttgccagaacatggagatgcctataaacaccggatatgtgaccaacgttgaaagtaagagggtgattgttgatgataatcagagtattccaccaaaatctgaggcgattgtatgggctaaagtgaatggaggaggtgggattgaagaattgtggattgtggaaccaacaaaaatagatacacccatattggtaggaagaacgcttgtgaaaattagagaagacgccaccattccggtcagagtagtgaatgaattcaacacgcctataagtctgaagaaaggagcagtaattggacagtgccagaatataagtgcaatagcacgatgcgaacggtcacaacagaaacctactattgagccacagcagataagtcctacactcctaaacaatttgctgaacgaactgcatggaaatgaaaaattaaaagcagaaaaactattagaaaaatacgcatccatatttgcaaacgaaggaaacacaggaagaaccggcattgtcaaacatcgcataaatactggagacgctaaaccaatccgacaagctccgcgtagggttccactagcaaaacgtgaggatgctaacaaaattattgaagacatgcacaaaaacggtgtaatcgaaccttcaataagtccatggagctcacctatcgtcttagtcaagaagaaagatggtagcacccgtttctgcgtagattataggaagttgaatgatgtcacaaagaaagacagttatcctctaccgagaatcgacgatacattagacaccttgtctggagcgaaatggttttctacattagatctacaaagtggatattggcaagtcgagattgatgaacgtgaccgtgaaaagaccgctttcagtatgggcgacgggttatgggaattctctgtgatgccatttgggttatgtaatgcgcctgcaactttcgagcgactgatggaacatgtgttaaaaggactcaactggaagacatgtttggtgtatcttgatgacattatcatcatgggaaaaagttttgatgatcatctgaaaaatctagaggaagtctttcagcgaatagcatcagccggattacgcttgaatcccaaaaagtgttcattatggaagaagcaggtcacatatctcggacataaagtgtcaactgaggggattcacaccgaggagggaaaaataaaagcagttaaagattggcctcgacccaccaacatacatgaactccgcagcttccttggcttatgcacgtattaccgccgttttgtacctggatttgcgaacgtggctagaagtttacatgttttaacaaagaagaatcgcccgtttgtatggcagttggaacaagaaaaagcgtttgagcagcttaaggaactactttgtacggcgccgatgttggcttatccaatacctggaaagaaattcatcctggatacagatgcgagcgcttatggaattggaggtgtcctgtctcagctcatcgacggacaagaaagagtaattgggtattacagcagagtgctcgggaaaccagagaaaaactactgtgtgacgcgaaaagaactactagctgtggtggaatgtgtaaaacatttccacaagtatttgtatggacaacgattcttgctgaggactgatcatgcagcattaaaatggttattacagtttaagaatccggaaggccaaattgcacgatggatcgaaagattacagaattacgacttcgaaacatcgaaaggggattcaccacaaaaatgcggatgcattatcacgtcgcccttgtccactggaatgtaaacattgctccaaatcagaaggaaaagaaggtataatcgacgtgcgattactgaatatagaacctgaagatgattggactcctcaccgcatcagaatcaatcagctggaggaccctgatcttgcaaagctggtaatggccaaagaaaatggggtacgaccaccaaaggaacaaataagtagcgagagtccaactgcaaaagcatattgggcccaatggaacagcataaacctcgttaatggataccttcatcgtacctgggaaagcgaagatggcaaacagtctcgtctgctgatcatagtaccgaagtccatgatcccgaaagtattggaaaatatcacaatggacctagtggagggcaccttgggattacaaaaactatagagaagattaaacaacggttctactggatcggttgtcgagattccatagcagaatggataagtaattgcgtagagtgcatggcagctaaaggtcctaaagccaaaagtcgcggtaggctacaacagtacaacgtgggatcaccatttgaacgagtcgcaatggatgttgcaggtccgtttccaaccagtacggccggaaacaaatatctactggttgtcatggactatttcagtaaatggccagaagtatatgccttaccaaaccaagaagcgaagacagtagccgaagcgtttgtagaaaattggataacaaggttcggagtgcccgtcgaattacactcagatcaaggcaggaatttcgaatcttccattttccaagaagtctgtacattattgggcatccacaagacacggacaacagcgttacatccacaatcagatggaatggtggagagattcaaccgaacgctcgaagaacatctgcggaaaatcgttgataaagatcaacggaattgggacaagtgcatccagatgttcctgctggcgtatcgttcagcgaagcacgagacaactggttacacgccagcaaagattattttcggatctgatctgcgactccctgctgatcttaagtttggaacgaatcctacagctgtaagaaatgatggagattattgttctgccttaaaggaagaaatgaatgaattgcatctaatggtaagacagcatacgcatctgatgagcaataagatgaaggaccggttcgatcaagcggcaaattcaaaaggtttcgaagaaggtgatctggtcctgttgtacaatccacttcgaaagaaaggcttgtccccgaaactacagacagcctgggaaggaccctatatggtgatgaaacgacttaatgacgtggtataccgcatacaaagaaatggaaaagcacgatgtaaaatgaaagtagtacatttggagaggctcgccccatttggttcaagaggatttgtgcctaatcgggacgattaggctttagtggagggcagtgttacaaaagtagtattaagttgtatttgtattactatatgcatccctgattatgaacaatagctgtaggtatatggaatagcatttgtcttgttgtagacatctggcgccacggctgtctgcttgtcgaaacaatagacatctggcgccgcactgtctgcttgtctaggtaaacaattgctgagtctggcgccgcgactgtctgcttgcgtctggcgccgtatagccgtatgttctggtaatttccagacgcgatattctagaaggacacgtcggcatcagcgagaagtgcgtggctatataagccgtggcagcgccaacgtaatcaatcagtgctaagagtaaactgctatagtgtagacgggttgtgaaataaagagttgttgaattaaattaaacagtgttgattttatttgtcaatc
The sequence above is a segment of the Bactrocera dorsalis isolate Fly_Bdor chromosome 6, ASM2337382v1, whole genome shotgun sequence genome. Coding sequences within it:
- the LOC125779524 gene encoding uncharacterized protein LOC125779524 gives rise to the protein MTGSRQRVQDYKMKLTAEPSKQKLLCPYYDQLREIFGKRLPAMKPLLVESNLRSPQLCPVSPAPEFNVEFLEEECEPAAPSNAAPSIAPISTPVSTYQRSIRPPKSSVGQLAAIQAEKIAMEAKKLEFDKYKFEEDKKIQKRKLHIESKKLEIQLKK